One Mustelus asterias chromosome 29, sMusAst1.hap1.1, whole genome shotgun sequence DNA segment encodes these proteins:
- the LOC144480428 gene encoding uncharacterized protein LOC144480428 isoform X5 — translation MALGALFVGLFLLFQHVAGSTYVHFRGSGDVTTLQCNTPTGAGNVGTLCSIRDFSAGAEIEKIQCETGAKKMQDCENIDHEKQKEKLQCQTCKRNGGEMNSLTFAVMLCDDSMIFTCTVQDSTESSKCPNWKTLTGEGCENHNLFFVINPDDSDEVFSAVETFSSLTVAEGENVTLPCQFENGKSLPFTLFWIISGNVNKCLHSVHIEGYSLHSNTRCCVDKESSQRISNQSSNSPTNKIQTHNLTIHSVKELDTGSYLCVVHGVVSGKPVWKIRANISLSVTKSADSPDTHTSTSGISPVTSSETPTNNEGPDTSCSSMRVGILVLYVAALICSNGVICIIRRGQQSARVTEANVKFKN, via the exons GATCCACCTATGTCCATTTTCGAGGATCAGGAGATGTCACCACTCTGCAATGCAACACACCCACTGGTGCTGGGAATGTCGGAACCTTGTGCAGCATTCGGGATTTCAGTGCTGGAGCAGAAATTGAGAAAATACAATGTGAGACAGGAGCGAAGAAAATGCAGGATTGTGAAAATATCGATCATGAGAAACAGAAAGAGAAGCTGCAGTGTCAAACATGCAAAAGAAATGGAGGTGAAATGAATTCACTGACATTCGCTGTGATGCTATGTGATGATTCGATGATATTTACCTGCACGGTTCAGGATTCCACAGAATCATCAAAATGTCCAAACTGGAAAACCCTGACAGGGGAGGGATGTGAAAACCACAACTTGTTCTTTGTGATAAACCCGGACG ATTCGGATGAAGTATTTTCTGCTGTTGAAACTTTCTCGTCACTGACTGTagcagagggagagaatgtgactTTACCCTGCCAGTTTGAGAATGGAAAATCTCTGCCCTTCACTCTGTTTTGGATCATATCTGGAAATGTTAACAAGTGTCTGCACTCTGTTCATATTGAGGGTTATAGCTTACATTCTAACACACGCTGCTGTGTGGATAAAGAGTCATCACAAAGAATCTCCAACCAAAGCTCAAACAGTCCTACAAATAAAATCCAGACTCACAACCTCACTATTCACTCAGTGAAGGAGTTGGACACTGGGAGCTATCTCTGTGTTGTACACGGTGTGGTCTCAGGGAAACCTGTCTGGAAGATTAGAGCAAacatctccctcagtgtgacaaaAAGTGCAGACTCTCCAGACACTCACACCTCAACATCTGGAATATCTCCAGTGACCAGCAGTGAGACTCCTACAAATAATGAAG GTCCTGACACCAGTTGCAGTTCCATGCGTGTAGGTATCCTGGTTTTGTATGTGGCTGCATTAATTTGCTCTAATGGAGTAATCTGCATAATCAGAAGAGGAcaacaatctgccagag TGACAGAGGCAAATGTGAAGTTCAAGAATTAA
- the LOC144480428 gene encoding uncharacterized protein LOC144480428 isoform X2 — protein sequence MALGALFVGLFLLFQHVAGSTYVHFRGSGDVTTLQCNTPTGAGNVGTLCSIRDFSAGAEIEKIQCETGAKKMQDCENIDHEKQKEKLQCQTCKRNGGEMNSLTFAVMLCDDSMIFTCTVQDSTESSKCPNWKTLTGEGCENHNLFFVINPDDSDEVFSAVETFSSLTVAEGENVTLPCQFENGKSLPFTLFWIISGNVNKCLHSVHIEGYSLHSNTRCCVDKESSQRISNQSSNSPTNKIQTHNLTIHSVKELDTGSYLCVVHGVVSGKPVWKIRANISLSVTKSADSPDTHTSTSGISPVTSSETPTNNEDLLTRSPISSSESPDALTSTSGISPVTNSPDTSCSSMRVGILVLYVAALICSNGVICIIRRGQQSARVTEANVKFKN from the exons GATCCACCTATGTCCATTTTCGAGGATCAGGAGATGTCACCACTCTGCAATGCAACACACCCACTGGTGCTGGGAATGTCGGAACCTTGTGCAGCATTCGGGATTTCAGTGCTGGAGCAGAAATTGAGAAAATACAATGTGAGACAGGAGCGAAGAAAATGCAGGATTGTGAAAATATCGATCATGAGAAACAGAAAGAGAAGCTGCAGTGTCAAACATGCAAAAGAAATGGAGGTGAAATGAATTCACTGACATTCGCTGTGATGCTATGTGATGATTCGATGATATTTACCTGCACGGTTCAGGATTCCACAGAATCATCAAAATGTCCAAACTGGAAAACCCTGACAGGGGAGGGATGTGAAAACCACAACTTGTTCTTTGTGATAAACCCGGACG ATTCGGATGAAGTATTTTCTGCTGTTGAAACTTTCTCGTCACTGACTGTagcagagggagagaatgtgactTTACCCTGCCAGTTTGAGAATGGAAAATCTCTGCCCTTCACTCTGTTTTGGATCATATCTGGAAATGTTAACAAGTGTCTGCACTCTGTTCATATTGAGGGTTATAGCTTACATTCTAACACACGCTGCTGTGTGGATAAAGAGTCATCACAAAGAATCTCCAACCAAAGCTCAAACAGTCCTACAAATAAAATCCAGACTCACAACCTCACTATTCACTCAGTGAAGGAGTTGGACACTGGGAGCTATCTCTGTGTTGTACACGGTGTGGTCTCAGGGAAACCTGTCTGGAAGATTAGAGCAAacatctccctcagtgtgacaaaAAGTGCAGACTCTCCAGACACTCACACCTCAACATCTGGAATATCTCCAGTGACCAGCAGTGAGACTCCTACAAATAATGAAG ACCTGTTAACAAGGAGTCCAATCTCAAGTAGTGAATCCCCAGACGCCCTCACCTCAACATCTGGAATATCTCCAGTGACTaaca GTCCTGACACCAGTTGCAGTTCCATGCGTGTAGGTATCCTGGTTTTGTATGTGGCTGCATTAATTTGCTCTAATGGAGTAATCTGCATAATCAGAAGAGGAcaacaatctgccagag TGACAGAGGCAAATGTGAAGTTCAAGAATTAA
- the LOC144480428 gene encoding uncharacterized protein LOC144480428 isoform X6, with protein sequence MALGALFVGLFLLFQHVAGSTYVHFRGSGDVTTLQCNTPTGAGNVGTLCSIRDFSAGAEIEKIQCETGAKKMQDCENIDHEKQKEKLQCQTCKRNGGEMNSLTFAVMLCDDSMIFTCTVQDSTESSKCPNWKTLTGEGCENHNLFFVINPDDSDEVFSAVETFSSLTVAEGENVTLPCQFENGKSLPFTLFWIISGNVNKCLHSVHIEGYSLHSNTRCCVDKESSQRISNQSSNSPTNKIQTHNLTIHSVKELDTGSYLCVVHGVVSGKPVWKIRANISLSVTKSADSPDTHTSTSGISPVTSSETPTNNEGPDTSCSSMRVGILVLYVAALICSNGVICIIRRGQQSARVTEANVKFKN encoded by the exons ATGGCACTCGGTGCTTTGTTTGTGGGTCTTTTTCTTCTCTTCCAACATGTTGCTG GATCCACCTATGTCCATTTTCGAGGATCAGGAGATGTCACCACTCTGCAATGCAACACACCCACTGGTGCTGGGAATGTCGGAACCTTGTGCAGCATTCGGGATTTCAGTGCTGGAGCAGAAATTGAGAAAATACAATGTGAGACAGGAGCGAAGAAAATGCAGGATTGTGAAAATATCGATCATGAGAAACAGAAAGAGAAGCTGCAGTGTCAAACATGCAAAAGAAATGGAGGTGAAATGAATTCACTGACATTCGCTGTGATGCTATGTGATGATTCGATGATATTTACCTGCACGGTTCAGGATTCCACAGAATCATCAAAATGTCCAAACTGGAAAACCCTGACAGGGGAGGGATGTGAAAACCACAACTTGTTCTTTGTGATAAACCCGGACG ATTCGGATGAAGTATTTTCTGCTGTTGAAACTTTCTCGTCACTGACTGTagcagagggagagaatgtgactTTACCCTGCCAGTTTGAGAATGGAAAATCTCTGCCCTTCACTCTGTTTTGGATCATATCTGGAAATGTTAACAAGTGTCTGCACTCTGTTCATATTGAGGGTTATAGCTTACATTCTAACACACGCTGCTGTGTGGATAAAGAGTCATCACAAAGAATCTCCAACCAAAGCTCAAACAGTCCTACAAATAAAATCCAGACTCACAACCTCACTATTCACTCAGTGAAGGAGTTGGACACTGGGAGCTATCTCTGTGTTGTACACGGTGTGGTCTCAGGGAAACCTGTCTGGAAGATTAGAGCAAacatctccctcagtgtgacaaaAAGTGCAGACTCTCCAGACACTCACACCTCAACATCTGGAATATCTCCAGTGACCAGCAGTGAGACTCCTACAAATAATGAAG GTCCTGACACCAGTTGCAGTTCCATGCGTGTAGGTATCCTGGTTTTGTATGTGGCTGCATTAATTTGCTCTAATGGAGTAATCTGCATAATCAGAAGAGGAcaacaatctgccagag TGACAGAGGCAAATGTGAAGTTCAAGAATTAA
- the LOC144480428 gene encoding uncharacterized protein LOC144480428 isoform X3 → MALGALFVGLFLLFQHVAGSTYVHFRGSGDVTTLQCNTPTGAGNVGTLCSIRDFSAGAEIEKIQCETGAKKMQDCENIDHEKQKEKLQCQTCKRNGGEMNSLTFAVMLCDDSMIFTCTVQDSTESSKCPNWKTLTGEGCENHNLFFVINPDDSDEVFSAVETFSSLTVAEGENVTLPCQFENGKSLPFTLFWIISGNVNKCLHSVHIEGYSLHSNTRCCVDKESSQRISNQSSNSPTNKIQTHNLTIHSVKELDTGSYLCVVHGVVSGKPVWKIRANISLSVTKSADSPDTHTSTSGISPVTSSETPTNNEDLLTRSPISSSESPDALTSTSGISPVTNSPDTSCSSMRVGILVLYVAALICSNGVICIIRRGQQSARVTEANVKFKN, encoded by the exons ATGGCACTCGGTGCTTTGTTTGTGGGTCTTTTTCTTCTCTTCCAACATGTTGCTG GATCCACCTATGTCCATTTTCGAGGATCAGGAGATGTCACCACTCTGCAATGCAACACACCCACTGGTGCTGGGAATGTCGGAACCTTGTGCAGCATTCGGGATTTCAGTGCTGGAGCAGAAATTGAGAAAATACAATGTGAGACAGGAGCGAAGAAAATGCAGGATTGTGAAAATATCGATCATGAGAAACAGAAAGAGAAGCTGCAGTGTCAAACATGCAAAAGAAATGGAGGTGAAATGAATTCACTGACATTCGCTGTGATGCTATGTGATGATTCGATGATATTTACCTGCACGGTTCAGGATTCCACAGAATCATCAAAATGTCCAAACTGGAAAACCCTGACAGGGGAGGGATGTGAAAACCACAACTTGTTCTTTGTGATAAACCCGGACG ATTCGGATGAAGTATTTTCTGCTGTTGAAACTTTCTCGTCACTGACTGTagcagagggagagaatgtgactTTACCCTGCCAGTTTGAGAATGGAAAATCTCTGCCCTTCACTCTGTTTTGGATCATATCTGGAAATGTTAACAAGTGTCTGCACTCTGTTCATATTGAGGGTTATAGCTTACATTCTAACACACGCTGCTGTGTGGATAAAGAGTCATCACAAAGAATCTCCAACCAAAGCTCAAACAGTCCTACAAATAAAATCCAGACTCACAACCTCACTATTCACTCAGTGAAGGAGTTGGACACTGGGAGCTATCTCTGTGTTGTACACGGTGTGGTCTCAGGGAAACCTGTCTGGAAGATTAGAGCAAacatctccctcagtgtgacaaaAAGTGCAGACTCTCCAGACACTCACACCTCAACATCTGGAATATCTCCAGTGACCAGCAGTGAGACTCCTACAAATAATGAAG ACCTGTTAACAAGGAGTCCAATCTCAAGTAGTGAATCCCCAGACGCCCTCACCTCAACATCTGGAATATCTCCAGTGACTaaca GTCCTGACACCAGTTGCAGTTCCATGCGTGTAGGTATCCTGGTTTTGTATGTGGCTGCATTAATTTGCTCTAATGGAGTAATCTGCATAATCAGAAGAGGAcaacaatctgccagag TGACAGAGGCAAATGTGAAGTTCAAGAATTAA
- the LOC144480428 gene encoding uncharacterized protein LOC144480428 isoform X1 — MALGALFVGLFLLFQHVAGSTYVHFRGSGDVTTLQCNTPTGAGNVGTLCSIRDFSAGAEIEKIQCETGAKKMQDCENIDHEKQKEKLQCQTCKRNGGEMNSLTFAVMLCDDSMIFTCTVQDSTESSKCPNWKTLTGEGCENHNLFFVINPDDSDEVFSAVETFSSLTVAEGENVTLPCQFENGKSLPFTLFWIISGNVNKCLHSVHIEGYSLHSNTRCCVDKESSQRISNQSSNSPTNKIQTHNLTIHSVKELDTGSYLCVVHGVVSGKPVWKIRANISLSVTKSADSPDTHTSTSGISPVTSSETPTNNEDLLTRSPISSSESPDALTSTSGISPVTNSPDTSCSSMRVGILVLYVAALICSNGVICIIRRGQQSARGGDNKEQRTIQHRNRPFGPPSPRRSPVQD; from the exons GATCCACCTATGTCCATTTTCGAGGATCAGGAGATGTCACCACTCTGCAATGCAACACACCCACTGGTGCTGGGAATGTCGGAACCTTGTGCAGCATTCGGGATTTCAGTGCTGGAGCAGAAATTGAGAAAATACAATGTGAGACAGGAGCGAAGAAAATGCAGGATTGTGAAAATATCGATCATGAGAAACAGAAAGAGAAGCTGCAGTGTCAAACATGCAAAAGAAATGGAGGTGAAATGAATTCACTGACATTCGCTGTGATGCTATGTGATGATTCGATGATATTTACCTGCACGGTTCAGGATTCCACAGAATCATCAAAATGTCCAAACTGGAAAACCCTGACAGGGGAGGGATGTGAAAACCACAACTTGTTCTTTGTGATAAACCCGGACG ATTCGGATGAAGTATTTTCTGCTGTTGAAACTTTCTCGTCACTGACTGTagcagagggagagaatgtgactTTACCCTGCCAGTTTGAGAATGGAAAATCTCTGCCCTTCACTCTGTTTTGGATCATATCTGGAAATGTTAACAAGTGTCTGCACTCTGTTCATATTGAGGGTTATAGCTTACATTCTAACACACGCTGCTGTGTGGATAAAGAGTCATCACAAAGAATCTCCAACCAAAGCTCAAACAGTCCTACAAATAAAATCCAGACTCACAACCTCACTATTCACTCAGTGAAGGAGTTGGACACTGGGAGCTATCTCTGTGTTGTACACGGTGTGGTCTCAGGGAAACCTGTCTGGAAGATTAGAGCAAacatctccctcagtgtgacaaaAAGTGCAGACTCTCCAGACACTCACACCTCAACATCTGGAATATCTCCAGTGACCAGCAGTGAGACTCCTACAAATAATGAAG ACCTGTTAACAAGGAGTCCAATCTCAAGTAGTGAATCCCCAGACGCCCTCACCTCAACATCTGGAATATCTCCAGTGACTaaca GTCCTGACACCAGTTGCAGTTCCATGCGTGTAGGTATCCTGGTTTTGTATGTGGCTGCATTAATTTGCTCTAATGGAGTAATCTGCATAATCAGAAGAGGAcaacaatctgccagag gaggagacaacaaagaacaaagaacaatacagcacaggaacaggcccttcggccctccaagcccgcgccgctccccggtccaggattga
- the LOC144480428 gene encoding uncharacterized protein LOC144480428 isoform X4: MALGALFVGLFLLFQHVAGSTYVHFRGSGDVTTLQCNTPTGAGNVGTLCSIRDFSAGAEIEKIQCETGAKKMQDCENIDHEKQKEKLQCQTCKRNGGEMNSLTFAVMLCDDSMIFTCTVQDSTESSKCPNWKTLTGEGCENHNLFFVINPDDSDEVFSAVETFSSLTVAEGENVTLPCQFENGKSLPFTLFWIISGNVNKCLHSVHIEGYSLHSNTRCCVDKESSQRISNQSSNSPTNKIQTHNLTIHSVKELDTGSYLCVVHGVVSGKPVWKIRANISLSVTKSADSPDTHTSTSGISPVTSSETPTNNEGPDTSCSSMRVGILVLYVAALICSNGVICIIRRGQQSARGGDNKEQRTIQHRNRPFGPPSPRRSPVQD, from the exons ATGGCACTCGGTGCTTTGTTTGTGGGTCTTTTTCTTCTCTTCCAACATGTTGCTG GATCCACCTATGTCCATTTTCGAGGATCAGGAGATGTCACCACTCTGCAATGCAACACACCCACTGGTGCTGGGAATGTCGGAACCTTGTGCAGCATTCGGGATTTCAGTGCTGGAGCAGAAATTGAGAAAATACAATGTGAGACAGGAGCGAAGAAAATGCAGGATTGTGAAAATATCGATCATGAGAAACAGAAAGAGAAGCTGCAGTGTCAAACATGCAAAAGAAATGGAGGTGAAATGAATTCACTGACATTCGCTGTGATGCTATGTGATGATTCGATGATATTTACCTGCACGGTTCAGGATTCCACAGAATCATCAAAATGTCCAAACTGGAAAACCCTGACAGGGGAGGGATGTGAAAACCACAACTTGTTCTTTGTGATAAACCCGGACG ATTCGGATGAAGTATTTTCTGCTGTTGAAACTTTCTCGTCACTGACTGTagcagagggagagaatgtgactTTACCCTGCCAGTTTGAGAATGGAAAATCTCTGCCCTTCACTCTGTTTTGGATCATATCTGGAAATGTTAACAAGTGTCTGCACTCTGTTCATATTGAGGGTTATAGCTTACATTCTAACACACGCTGCTGTGTGGATAAAGAGTCATCACAAAGAATCTCCAACCAAAGCTCAAACAGTCCTACAAATAAAATCCAGACTCACAACCTCACTATTCACTCAGTGAAGGAGTTGGACACTGGGAGCTATCTCTGTGTTGTACACGGTGTGGTCTCAGGGAAACCTGTCTGGAAGATTAGAGCAAacatctccctcagtgtgacaaaAAGTGCAGACTCTCCAGACACTCACACCTCAACATCTGGAATATCTCCAGTGACCAGCAGTGAGACTCCTACAAATAATGAAG GTCCTGACACCAGTTGCAGTTCCATGCGTGTAGGTATCCTGGTTTTGTATGTGGCTGCATTAATTTGCTCTAATGGAGTAATCTGCATAATCAGAAGAGGAcaacaatctgccagag gaggagacaacaaagaacaaagaacaatacagcacaggaacaggcccttcggccctccaagcccgcgccgctccccggtccaggattga